The Anas platyrhynchos isolate ZD024472 breed Pekin duck chromosome 6, IASCAAS_PekinDuck_T2T, whole genome shotgun sequence sequence tttgaaataatgtacTCCAGAATTCCAGAAGAAATAGCTATGCTGGAAGAAGATCTTGATGTGGACAGCGTATCATTAAGTGCAGAGAAACAAGCCTCTCAGGTGAAAttggaaagtaaaaggaaaacaccagaTGAGAAGTTGGAGTCAGTCAACGTTGGATCAGCCATCAAGCAGCCATTAAAAACCCCAGAGAAGAAGCCAGGACTTGTAGAGGTCCTGTCGGGCATCAAGCAGCTTATGAAGACTGCCAAGCAGAagtcagaggaaacaaaggtaaaatattttctttagcttttggaAAGAGTTTATTTAAGCTTGGAGCCTGTGGTTGAAGTGAACTCTTAGGCCATCTAATAAGACATGTTTTatatcattgtattttcattaaaatatctcatgcacaagacctgtggctgacaaaataccttctggaagagcacctgatgtttatttgaaaacagtgaagttgACAACCTGTGTTTTCCTTGGTAGCTTTGTCCAGGTGTGAATGGGTAAAAACCAGAAGATGCAGCTGAGTACAAATTTGAAGGAGCACTTTTTTTCtagtcatttgtttctgttatgtttaaagCACCCTTAAATTACTTACAGACTACAATGGAGttctttctgtgccttcctTTTCATAAGTGGGAtatatgcatgtttgttttttttttgtacagcttcTTCATAGCTTGTAGAttaaattcaaaacactttttttctttaaacatccaAGAGCACTGAGCTTTTGCCAAAATTTGGTGTTACCACGTAGTCAGTTGATTGCTCTTCATGCCCATAAGGCTTTCATTCACTGCTTGCTGAATGGACACCAATTCTACTCTGTTTGCTTGTATTAGGATGTACTTTGTTTAGAGGAACCCTACCTAAatggctgctgaggctgctctgggTTACCATTTTGACCTTACAATTCGCACCTTCATCACTCTTGTCATTGGTGTATTTTATTAGCCTCGATTTTTGTTGACTCCCAGATCCATAGATTAAAATGAGTATTGCTGGTCTGTGTAGAACTacaataaaacacttcaaaacattcaaatgatTTAGATTCAATAACCCTCTTTTTCTAATCTTACTAGACAATGTTCAGCCCGtttactgaatgctttttaaaactctacTGTGTTGTCTTTCACTGTAAAAACTGCTACACTAGCTCAGATAACAAGTATTAAGTTCAATTTTGTGGTAGTACCAAATATATGATGCAGTTAGCAAACGAAGttggcttcattttctcataAAGTATTTGGCAGGACTTTTTTCAACTGTTTCACTCCCAATTTTCTATTAGTTAActatttcttgtcctgtcagacacacacaaaagtattgattattgcttatttccttaggtcaggtcagaaaatgttatggatcctaagcaggaagatgctgtaaCTGCTTGTACTAATGGCAGTCGTGAGTATGGTAAgtacaaacacttttattttaactagagtaataatgaatatgcaGGACTGTGTGTGTTGTTAGGAAGTTTCAACGTGTTGTAAAAATTCCAAATTATATAGTATGGAAGGAGCAAATATCTCAGGGAATTTGAGCAGTAATCTGTAACACAAACCAGTGTTGGCATTCTAttggtgtttaaaaaatggTGTAGTAGTTTGATGTAATAACGGTGGCATCTCCAAACATAccagtgtaaaaaacaaacaaacaaaaaatcacctgtTGCTAAGGTATCCACTTAAAATCACCTTTATTtgcaaagactttcaaaatatatcttaaagctTGAGTGCTACctgtcaaataaaacaaataactctGTGTACTAAACTGGGTTTTATTCTAGGAGTCTGTTTAAATccctgttactttttaaaataaaatatgattcatTAGAGCAAGACCGCTTTactgggaaaatgaaaactcaagaGATACTTTGATCGGGCATAGTAATGTGTAACTTTTGATTGTGCTCTTTTCTATATGACAAACTTTGTAGGggggaataaaactgttttagaagacaaaggaaatacttCACAAGATAAAGATTCTCAACAAAAGTTGTCAACTAGCGAAGACCACTCTACCCAGAGACTAACAAGGGGCAGACCAAGGAAGACTGTACATCCACCTTCAACAAAGCAGTgtgaaaaggatttaaattcaaaagaattgcaaggtctggagaaaaagagcatcCAAGAAGAGATGGGAGAGATCAGTACTTCAACTTCAGtagctaaaaatacaggaagaggaaggagaacaaatctttgcatggaaaaagaaattgtttcaaagcaTCCTGTTGAGAAAACAGTTGAAACCGTTTCACTTGTGGAAACGCAGGTTGATACTCGAAGACCAAGAAGAGGTAAAACTAAGGAACCTAAGGAGTTAAAACATCCTAGTGAGGATCTTGagtcttctgaaaaagattCTTCAGTGCTACAAAAAGATCCTGCAAATAGGAAACAGGCTTTGCAGGAGTATGATATCAGTAGCACATCTGTAACTGAAGATGatcaaagcagaaagacagaaggcgTATCTAGTAGCACTCAGGATGAAAATCACCAActgcaaacagatttaaaaaaatctgaaaacgcATCTGACAAAGGTAGTgtagaagacagagaagaaattcttctattGCATCAGAAGAGGTctagaggaatgaaaaaaatagaaaacacagaagcactgcttccacccaaaagacaaagaagagctaGGAATGAACAGGTTGAACAAGCTCCTTCAGAGGAACTTCATGGGACGACAAGGAAACTTCGTAAACACCAATCAGCAAAATTACTACAAGGTGATGAGCAGACTTCTGAGACTGCCCCCACAGAAGCAtctggaaacagaactgaacttgaagtaaaggtaacagaaaaaagaggtaagtcttcaagaaatgctagaaaacaaccaacagaagtaaaaccagaCATGTGCGGGATGGCacttgaaaatacacagaatgttCAGAAAGCCAAGGAGACTTCAAATGAAACCATTACGGAAACAAAATCACCCaccaaaaatgagaggaaagtaTCTCTGGGAGATGAAGCGGAAAATGCTCAGGAAAATACTACAAAGGCATCTCAAAGATTAAAGTCAGAATCACCTTCTGGAGAGACAGATAAAATGCCAGTAACTGTTCTCAACTTGGAATtcaaacaagaagcaaacagaactagaagcaggagagggaaaaaagactcTTCAGAGAAGAAGGCTGATGAATTTGCCCAGGATGTAAACAGCCTAGATCTTATGCTTAAATGTAAGTCAGAAACACAGGAATCTTCTCCCAAAGAGTCTTCAGCCTCTAGTTGTGTCAAGCAGGCACACCAAGTAATGAAAGACCAGAACAACACAGCTGACACATTGGTAACTGCTCTAAACAGTGATGGCATTGCTCATAGACAtcaaaagcagacaagaaatgagcaggaagcaaatgaaccaaagcaaactgaaatcctGCAAGAGAATCGAACACCAAATAATAGAATTACACGTAGAAGACTTAGAGGAAGAAGAGTTAATTTTAAACTTGAAGAAGCCAGTTCCGAAGCtctaggagaagaaaggaatttACCTGGGAATGAGGAAGGAATGGCTTGCAAACATGATCAACGTGAGGCTTCAGAAAATCCTTTAGAAGtaaggaggagcagaagaaggCAAGCTGATTCCATTCCACAAGCAGCTTGTTCTACCTTTACGAAAAAAGAAACCTTAATTAAAGATCATAGTAAAGATGAGACTTCTACAAAAGATCAAGATCCAGCTTTGGAAGCTATTCCCTCTTCAACAGAAGAAGTTCCGCTGAGAGGACGAAGGCGGCGAGAGGTTGCTGTAGCATCACAAACGGTGAGTTCTCTTTCTATCAGAGAAAAACGTGGCTTGCTAGAAGGTGATGATAAAAAGATGACTGTGAAAGAAGATCAAAATCCAGCATTGGGAGATAGCACTTTgcaggcaaaagcaaatgcatcagcaagggacaaaagaaaagagattgatctagcagcagaggcaaaaagTTCAGCTTCTCTCCGGAGAAAACGTGGCTTGTCAGAAACTGATGACAAAGAGGAGAGTactaatgaagaacaaaacgTGCTTTTGGAATCGGTGTcctgtgcaaaagcaaagccattaggaaggggcagaaggaaagaaactcctcCAGTGTCACACACAACTAATTCCATTTCTCTTAGAAGAAAACGTGGTTTGCCAGCAGATAATGGTAAAGAAGAGGCTCTTAAAGATCAAAATGTTCCGTTAGGAGCAGTTGTTTCAAGTCTAAAAGATCAaccaaaaagaggcagaaggaatgAAGCTGCCATATTATTAGAAGCCACAAGTTCTACTCCTGCTCGGGGAAAACGTAACTtatcaaaagaaagtagcagaaataataatcataggaaagctaaacaaatgatttctgaaaaaccCTCTTCCGAAGAAAAAATTGACCTTTCAAAAGGGTACTCAGGGAAAAAGTGTAGTATCACTTCACTGGCTGTTAGTTCTAGTTCACTTCAAGGTTTGCCAGAAGATGGTAAGAATGAAACTCCCAAAGAGCAACAGGGTATACTTTTGGAAGTAACccaatcaggaaaagaaaatccatcgaaggcaggcagaaggaaaatagttcCTTCCAAATCTGAAGAAACTAGTTCAACCTTTCTCAGGGAAAAGCTTGTCTTGCCTGAAGACAGAGGTCAAAACGGAATCCTTAAGGAAGGTGAAggtacagctctggaaaataactcatcccaggaaaaacaaaggcaactgagaaataagaggaaaaatgtacaaTTCAAACCAGAGGCAGCTACTTCTCTTCGTGACAATGGCAACTTGCCTGAAAACGGCAACATTTcggaaatgcagtgtttgataCCCACTGGTTCTGAAGAAAGTAAtcagtctggaaaaggaaaagaggttaaCCCTACCCAACAGACAACTTCCACTTCtcgcagaagaaaatgtctgttgcCAGCAGATGATGTACCacctaaaaaatcaaaatcaggtgaggaaaaaaaaatatttctattttctacatatAGCTAAGTCTAGAATTTTGTACAGGTTATTACTGTTGGCTGCCATAGTCTAATGTAAATAGAGAGTGGGTCTTTAATGTAGCAAAGAGTGGTAAGTAAAGAAGGGGG is a genomic window containing:
- the LOC140002828 gene encoding uncharacterized protein — its product is MPLFGKIIVIKRNGTDGIHFPLTASSCLFGRRTECDIRIQLPQVSKEHCKIEVNENEEAILTNLSTVNPTQLNGSCFQQPVPLKHGDVLTIIDRSFRFEYPLQSTPRKRRSRSPKDETRQVLHVQQVAEVELLHKQTSGSKRSSDHSECKEQNADENKQSTEENMSKALPVKLQTPKSSYKIKQSTRKQTEMSPFSKLYEMLKHEIKVKKTLQGGNVPEKAGKEGGKGALQEPSAQIASSCDHVSPTEEKEIGTSENNEEYKMKQEVISSELNQISMVGSATKKCFTRSPRTSVSKEMTKSILRRSNLQDHKEESTPGKSKGTEVPAKTPKPSKENDRNAACLLQPCSIERLGYADEVKIYNSAITAEKIAQTTNMTNVSEVDKHVMSTPTPRRKSPRYCFMSPTNEATGVDSVNIGTPTARGDVLLEHKSFSEISAEIQREDSVCRNDSLQQQPLAENKCINQRRNSKQHTPRKSGKVEVLKEICDQTNVDSKKRDSESPASNSKSPRRNVRQSKEFVNKSIHSETPTSGEITSELASPASQKSGSGRKRGRPRTSELRTEKALETNAVEEHDNKTVDRQDSGTQQDLATNGCNQKSDLEDTCVLRPRRSSSKRSLGSASVLEDNEAVAEMNVSDLLAEEESGNTKRVSQKRKSGDLLPQPLGKRKRLSFGGHLSPELFDKSLPPNSPLKRGAIPARLSLPFGGSPRAVLKKAQGLKLFFYQELSVCLQKEKMSPEKLPAQTPPAASSPDSGKATPQLPTGSPAPYTKGRFSVSHITTPSPIAEEQNGVAKDMNTGEKNGALEKTPKSNGVSQDDKTSMATPNNLTRSSRRSMKTPMKRRSGAVAVISSKRRSGASTANLLVAKSWAEVVKLGVARPQAKAVKKRAPKRRPMKKTTQSPKAPERKIKGHFSTGHAESPATVVVGRAHSTTGRIAGQVLKVVKNPILKQNLNMDESFTGLAEMFKTPENTSGKTSPSSTVRDSDLTPPCTTMDTSELRTPEESGEMMVSPLNTPDSSGEILDCHDISDLMREEESPKSIFEIMYSRIPEEIAMLEEDLDVDSVSLSAEKQASQVKLESKRKTPDEKLESVNVGSAIKQPLKTPEKKPGLVEVLSGIKQLMKTAKQKSEETKSENVMDPKQEDAVTACTNGSREYEDKGNTSQDKDSQQKLSTSEDHSTQRLTRGRPRKTVHPPSTKQCEKDLNSKELQGLEKKSIQEEMGEISTSTSVAKNTGRGRRTNLCMEKEIVSKHPVEKTVETVSLVETQVDTRRPRRGKTKEPKELKHPSEDLESSEKDSSVLQKDPANRKQALQEYDISSTSVTEDDQSRKTEGVSSSTQDENHQLQTDLKKSENASDKGSVEDREEILLLHQKRSRGMKKIENTEALLPPKRQRRARNEQVEQAPSEELHGTTRKLRKHQSAKLLQGDEQTSETAPTEASGNRTELEVKVTEKRGKSSRNARKQPTEVKPDMCGMALENTQNVQKAKETSNETITETKSPTKNERKVSLGDEAENAQENTTKASQRLKSESPSGETDKMPVTVLNLEFKQEANRTRSRRGKKDSSEKKADEFAQDVNSLDLMLKCKSETQESSPKESSASSCVKQAHQVMKDQNNTADTLVTALNSDGIAHRHQKQTRNEQEANEPKQTEILQENRTPNNRITRRRLRGRRVNFKLEEASSEALGEERNLPGNEEGMACKHDQREASENPLEVRRSRRRQADSIPQAACSTFTKKETLIKDHSKDETSTKDQDPALEAIPSSTEEVPLRGRRRREVAVASQTVSSLSIREKRGLLEGDDKKMTVKEDQNPALGDSTLQAKANASARDKRKEIDLAAEAKSSASLRRKRGLSETDDKEESTNEEQNVLLESVSCAKAKPLGRGRRKETPPVSHTTNSISLRRKRGLPADNGKEEALKDQNVPLGAVVSSLKDQPKRGRRNEAAILLEATSSTPARGKRNLSKESSRNNNHRKAKQMISEKPSSEEKIDLSKGYSGKKCSITSLAVSSSSLQGLPEDGKNETPKEQQGILLEVTQSGKENPSKAGRRKIVPSKSEETSSTFLREKLVLPEDRGQNGILKEGEGTALENNSSQEKQRQLRNKRKNVQFKPEAATSLRDNGNLPENGNISEMQCLIPTGSEESNQSGKGKEVNPTQQTTSTSRRRKCLLPADDVPPKKSKSENDENGSPKKGKRNKTEEKLEGNVKTTQTAGGTNRTTRSSTRASARTRK